The genome window CTGGAGAAGCTGGCCAACCATGCCATCCAGCTCGACCATGCCGTCAGCTTCAACCCCCAGACCCGTCTTGCCTGTCGACTCGGGTTTGAGGTGGGTGTGAATGTGCATGCGGGTTGAGTTGAACCAGCAGAAGAATGGTTTGTTGGCCTTGTGCTGCCGGTCGATGAAATCCTTGGCAGCCGCCAGGAACTCCTCGTCCACGGTTTCCATGCGCTTCTTGGTCAACGGCCCGGTGTCCTCGATCTTCTGCTTGCCTACCCGTCCGAAGCGCGGGTCCTCGGTCGTATCATCCGTGTCAGTTGCCAAGCATTTCATGACGCCACGCGGGCCGAACTTGGCGCGGAACTCAGGGTTCTTGGGGTAATCAACGTTTTCCGGCTCCTCCTCGGCGTTGAGGTGGTAGAGATTGCCGAAGAACTCGTCGAAGCCGTGAACCGTGGGCAGAAACTCGTTGCGGTCGCCTACATGGTTCTTGCCGAACTGGCCGGTGGCATAGCCCTGCGGCTTCAACAATTCAGCAAGCGTCGGGTCCTTCTCCGAAAGTCCTTCCGGCGCAGCCGGCAGGCCGACCTTGAGCAGCCCCGTGCGGAAGCAGCTTTGCCCGGTGAGGAACGCCGCGCGTCCCGCGGTGCAGGATTGCTGGGCGTAGAGGTCGGTGAAGACCGCGCCTTCTTGGGCAATACGGTCAATGTTCGGCGTGCGGTAGCCCATCTGGCCGCGATTGTAGGTGCTGGTATTCCAGTATCCGATATCGTCGCCGAAAATGACGAGGATGTTGGGCTTCGTGCCCGCTGCCTGGGCCATAGCGGTATTGCTCGCCGCCGTGTTTACAACTGTGCTGATCGCCGACATGGCGAGCAACGATCCGCCCGTCAGCAAGATGTCGCGCCTGCTCGGATTTGCACTGTTTGCCATTGTTGCCCCTCCCGTTGATCAGGCCAAAACCAGAGAGACAGGTTGCTGCGGGTAGTTCGACGTCGTTACGCCCGTAGCACCTCATGTGCTCTGTGACCGTGCGAAGCTGCACGCCGTGATGCCGATAACAGGACTGAGCGGCGTGTCTTGGCCACGGATGATCGTTCTCTCACAGGCGAGGAACAAGTACGTAACGGTAACATCCGTTTCTCGCGCGTCGACGAGGTCCGCAATGGGCCAGTCGCCGCCGGGTGTCAGCGCCCGCTAATTCAGCTCTGTTCGATACGCTTGAGTACGGAATCGAGGGCAAGCGTCAGGGCCTTCGTTCCACCATTCCCGGTAAACTCGGTGAAGACCTGCTCATTCAGACCGCCCTTTGTCGAAAACTCGGAAGCCATTGCCTCAAACGATTGCTCCTTCGAGGCGTCCGTTACGTGGGACAGGCCGCCAAACAGCTGCTTGAGATACAGGCTCGCCTGATCATAGGACATTCCTTCCGCTTCGAGCCAATGGGCGCTTGTTTCCAGCAGGCCGAAATATGTGGCCATCAGCGCACTCGCCGCGCCGAAAAGATCGTATTGCTTGAGGTTCTCTGCCTGCACCGCAGTCCCGAGCGAAGAAAACAGCTCAGCCACCTGTTCATTGGGCGGATAGATTGCCGTCGCTCCCCGCAACTCAGCGACGAATGGCAGGGGAATTGTCCGGGTAATGGTTACGGGCGCGCCAATCCAACCGGCAAGCGCCTCGATCTGGACAGCAGCGATAAAACTCACCACCTGCTGTTGCTGACGAAATCGGAGTTGTTTGACCACTTCCTCGGCGATCTGTGGTCTGACCGCAAGAAAGACGATGTCGGCGCTGTCCACGACATCCTGATTGTCGACGCCTACGCGCACGAGTGGAAACATCTCTGCCAGCCGGAATGCGGCGTGCGCACTACGGGGAGAGACGATGACAGAACTGATATCCGTTCTCGATTTCATCAAGCCAGTGACAACGGCCTCGGTTATCGCACCCGTTCCTACAAAACCTAATTTCATCGTTCCCCGCTTAGTTTGACGTACGCATCAGCAAGCCATGTCGCGAATGGCAAACATTGGCGTTGTTATTTCGACTTGAAGTTATCGTTCGGCTTTATCGTACTGAATCGTTGCACCGTGTTGTAGCGCAAGTTCCTGATTTCAACGACGCCACCTTCCAGAACGGTGTAAACAACTTCCCCGTTCTTGGCTGTAGCGGTTTCACCGGGCTTTCCCTCACCTCTGATGATCTTGTTGATGGTGGTATACTGCGCTGCTGCAGTGTCCTCTTGGGCAAATGCAGGCGGGGAATGCAAACCGACAGCTAAGACCAAAGGAAGAAGAACCGTAGTTGGTCTGTTCATGATGATTCCTACAGCAGAGTAGCCGAAACAAAGCGCACCAATCTAACTCAATTGGTGCTCTCTCCAAAACGACAATGCTGAGTGCGGGCGGCGTCCGCTTAGAGCAGACACCGCCACGAAACCAACTCCGTTGGCCCCATGGAGGGTGCCGCACGCAAGGGTCACGCGGGCAGCCCCCTATATCACTTTAAGAACGTCTCGCTGTGGGCGTGACACTCCCATCCTTTTGACCCGCGAATCCAGACAGAACTGTCGGCTGCTCGCAGATCTTGTGACTTCCATTCATCGTGACGCTCTGCCGAACTGTATATGCAATGAGCGCAACGTCGGGCGAAGGCATGGATACTTCGATATCATCGAGGGCATAGGAGTCGAGGCTCCAATTTCCTTCCTCGGTCATCTTACCCATTTTCGCTTTCTCGATACGCATGACCCCTTGTGCGCCAGTGACGAGCGCGGTCTTCCCCGAGAGTTCGGAAGTGCGGCGGCCATCTTTCGCCTTCATCGCGTCCCAATACGATTTCTCAAGGTTGACGATCTCGTTCTTCGTTGGCTTGGCATGAGCGTTCATGACGTCCTCCTGCGATGTTGTATCACCGCAAAACGCTCTACATCGGTGTCAAGTTCCAGCAGCGCGGTCCAACGCTGACGTCTATCGCTCCATTCGGCCGACGATCCGCCCTCCATTCTGGAGATCAGTGCCCCTCGCGAGGGGCACGGCGACATCGTTGGGATCGGTTGCCCCGCCTTTGCGGAGCCAAAACTAAACAGCCGCGTGCAAAAACGGTTCGCGACATCTTTG of Phyllobacterium zundukense contains these proteins:
- a CDS encoding arylsulfatase, with the translated sequence MANSANPSRRDILLTGGSLLAMSAISTVVNTAASNTAMAQAAGTKPNILVIFGDDIGYWNTSTYNRGQMGYRTPNIDRIAQEGAVFTDLYAQQSCTAGRAAFLTGQSCFRTGLLKVGLPAAPEGLSEKDPTLAELLKPQGYATGQFGKNHVGDRNEFLPTVHGFDEFFGNLYHLNAEEEPENVDYPKNPEFRAKFGPRGVMKCLATDTDDTTEDPRFGRVGKQKIEDTGPLTKKRMETVDEEFLAAAKDFIDRQHKANKPFFCWFNSTRMHIHTHLKPESTGKTGLGVEADGMVELDGMVGQLLQQLDDLGIADNTIVLWTTDNGAEVFSWPDGGTTPYHGEKNTSWEGGYRVPGMMRWPGVIKPGTEINEIVSHEDWVSTLVAAAGEPDVKNKLLAGYEAAGKTFKVHLDGYDQRDLLAGTGPSKRKEFFYWTDDGNLAAFRYDRWKILFMEQRAEGFDVWQDPFVTLRVPKIFDLRADPFERAQHESDQYENWRLDRTYLLVPAQAFVGEHLQSYVEFPPRQKPGSFSLDQVLAKLHEAGSGKN
- a CDS encoding pyrroline-5-carboxylate reductase, which produces MKLGFVGTGAITEAVVTGLMKSRTDISSVIVSPRSAHAAFRLAEMFPLVRVGVDNQDVVDSADIVFLAVRPQIAEEVVKQLRFRQQQQVVSFIAAVQIEALAGWIGAPVTITRTIPLPFVAELRGATAIYPPNEQVAELFSSLGTAVQAENLKQYDLFGAASALMATYFGLLETSAHWLEAEGMSYDQASLYLKQLFGGLSHVTDASKEQSFEAMASEFSTKGGLNEQVFTEFTGNGGTKALTLALDSVLKRIEQS
- a CDS encoding nuclear transport factor 2 family protein, which translates into the protein MNAHAKPTKNEIVNLEKSYWDAMKAKDGRRTSELSGKTALVTGAQGVMRIEKAKMGKMTEEGNWSLDSYALDDIEVSMPSPDVALIAYTVRQSVTMNGSHKICEQPTVLSGFAGQKDGSVTPTARRS